The proteins below are encoded in one region of Bos indicus x Bos taurus breed Angus x Brahman F1 hybrid chromosome 2, Bos_hybrid_MaternalHap_v2.0, whole genome shotgun sequence:
- the ATP5MC3 gene encoding ATP synthase F(0) complex subunit C3, mitochondrial: MFTCAKLACTPALIRAGSRVAYRPISASVLSRPETRTGEGSTVFNGTQNGVSQLIQREFQTTAVNRDIDTAAKFIGAGAATVGVAGSGAGIGTVFGSLIIGYARNPSLKQQLFSYAILGFALSEAMGLFCLMVAFLILFAM, translated from the exons ATGTTCACCTGCGCCAAGCTTGCCTGCACCCCAGCTCTG ATCAGAGCTGGATCCAGAGTTGCATACAGACCAATTTCTGCCTCAGTGTTATCTCGACCAGAGACTAGGACTGGAGAG GGCTCTACGGTATTTAATGGCACCCAGAATGGTGTGTCTCAGTTAATCCAAAGGGAGTTTCAGACCACTGCGGTCAACAGAGACATTGATACTGCAGCCAAATTTATCGGTGCGGGTGCTGCCACAGTAGGAGTGGCTGGTTCTGGTGCTGGTATTGGAACAGTCTTTGGCAGTCTCATCATTGGTTATGCCAG AAACCCTTCACTGAAGCAGCAGCTGTTCTCATATGCTATCCTGGGATTTGCCTTGTCTGAAGCTATGGGTCTCTTTTGTTTGATGGTTGCTTTCTTGATTTTGTTTGCCATGTAA